The DNA window CGGCGATCCCGGTTCGACGGCGCTGATGACCGCGCCCGACGTGGTGCCCGGTTATCTGCCACTGGTGCCCGACGGGTACCCGTTCACCAACGCCGTCGCTGCGCGCGTCGGCCTGAGCATTCCGCTGCACATCCCGGGGCGTGCCCTGCGTCGGCTGACCTGTCCGACGCTGGTGTGCGCCTGCGACGGGGACACGGTCGCGCCGGTCAAGGCGACCGTCAAGTACGCCTCGCAGAACCCCAACGTGCGGCTTCGGCGCTACGACGAGGGGCACTTCGACATCTACGTCGGCAACGGTTTCGAGCAGGTGATCACCGATCAGATTGCGTTCCTGCGCGACGTGGTGCGGGTCAGTTGATGACCTGCTGGGTCGCCGCGTAACCGGCCTCGACCGCCTGCTTGCCCGGCTGCCACCACGCGGTGTTGTCGCGGTACCAGTCGATGGTCGCCTGCACACCGGATCGGAAGTCGACATACTGTGGCCGCCAGCCCAATTCGGTGCGAAGTCGGGTGGAGTCGATGGCGTAGCGACGGTCGTGGCCGGGCCGGTCGGTGACGAAGTCGAAGGCGTCGGCGGGTTGACCCAGGAGTTCGAGTACGGTTTCCACGACGGTGCGGTTGTCCACCTCGCCGTCGGCGCCGATGAGGTAGGTCTCGCCGATCTGCCCGCGGTCGATGATGGTCCACACCGCGTCATTGTGGTCGTCGACGTGAATCCAGTCCCGCACGTTGCGACCGTCGCCGTAGAGCTTGGGGCGGATTCCGCTGAGCACGTTGGTGATCTGCCGCGGAATGAACTTCTCGACGTGCTGATACGGCCCGTAGTTGTTGGAGCAGTTGGAGATCGTCGCCGCGATCCCGAAGGACCGCACCCACGCGCGGACCAGCAGATCGCTGCCGGCCTTGGTGGACGAGTACGGGCTCGACGGGTTGTAGGCGGTCTGCTCGGTGAACCGGGCCGGGTCATCGAGGTTGAGGTCGCCGTACACCTCGTCGGTGCTGATGTGGTGATACCGCACGCCGTGGCGTCGGACGGCCTCCAGTAGGGCGTAGGTGCCCACCAGGTTGGTGTGCACAAAGGCCGACGGATCGGCCAGCGAATTGTCGTTGTGTGACTCGGCGGCAAAGTGGACCACGAGGTCGGTGTCGGCGATCAGCCGGTCGGTGAGCTCGACGTCGGCGATGTCACCCTCGACGAGGTCCACGCGGTCGGCGAGCGCCCGCACGGTCGCCGGGTTGGCCGCGTACGTCAGTTTGTCGAGCACGCGAATCTCGACGTCGGGACGGGTGGCCAGGGTGCGCAGCACGAAATTCGCGCCGATGAAGCCGGCGCCGCCGGTGACCAGTACACGCATGGCGCCCAACTCTACCGGCGACCACTATTGTGAGCCGCATGCGCGGAATCATTCTGGCCGGCGGCACGGGGAGCCGGCTGCACCCCATCACGCAGGGGGTCAGCAAGCAGCTCGTCCCGGTCTACGACAAGCCGATGGTCTACTACCCGCTCTCGACGCTGATGCTCGCCGGCATCCGCGACGTGCTGATCATCACCACTCCCCAAGACGCACCCGCGTTCCAGGGACTGCTCGGCGACGGCGGACAGTTCGGTATCAACCTGTCGTATGTCACCCAGGAATCCCCCGACGGGCTCGCGCAGGCCTTCGTTCTCGGTGCCGACCACATCGGCGACGACTCGGTCGCACTCGTCCTGGGCGACAACATCTTCTACGGTCCCGGACTCGGCTCACAGTTGCAGGGCTTCGAAAAGGTCGACGGCGGAGCGATTTTCGCCTACTGGGTGTCCAATCCGAGCGCCTACGGCGTCGTCGACTTCGACGAGAACGGGGTCGCGCGCTCCCTCGAGGAGAAGCCACTCGCCCCGAAGTCGAACTTCGCGGTGCCCGGCCTGTACTTCTACGACAACGACGTCATCGAGATCGCCCGCAACCTGAAGCCCAGTGCGCGAGGCGAATACGAGATCACCGACGTCAACGCCCACTATCTCGACCGCGGCAAACTCTCGGTCAAGGTCCTGCCCCGCGGCACTGCCTGGCTCGACACCGGCACCTTCGACTCGCTGCTCGACGCCGGCAATTTCGTGCGGACCGTCGAACAACGGCAGGGTCTCAAGATCGCGGTGCCCGAGGAAATCGCCTGGCGCCGTGGGTTCATCGACGACGACGGGCTGCGTGTGCGCGCCGAGAAGCTGCGCAAGTCCGGGTACGGTGACTATCTGCTCGAGTTGCTCCACCGCGGAAAGGGTTTCTGAATGCAAGTACGGCCGCTGTCCATCGACGGTGCGTGGGAACTCACACCGGTCCAGCACGGTGACGCCCGCGGACTGTTCGCCGAGGCCTTCAAGGCCGACCTGCTCGCCGAGGTGATCGGCCATCGCTTCGAACTCGCCCAGGTCAACCTGTCTGTCTCGGCCGCCGGCGTCCTGCGCGGGGTGCACTTCGCCGACGTGCCACCCGGGCAGGCCAAATACGTGAGCTGTGCACGCGGGGCGTTTCTCGACGTCATCATCGACATCAGGGTGGGCTCACCGACCTTCGGCGCCCACGACACGGTCCTCATCGACGATGCTGACCGGCGCGCGGTCTACCTCTCCGAGGGACTCGGGCATGCCATCTGTGCGCTGGAGGACAACTCCACGGTCACCTACCTGTGCTCCGCGGGCTACAACCCGTCCGCCGAACACGGCATCAACCCCCTCGACCCCGACCTCGGCATCGACTGGCCGACGACGGGCCGCGACGGCACACCGCTGCAGTACGAGCTGTCGGCCAAGGACACTGCCGCCCCCGGGCTGTTCGAGGCGCGCGACACGGGGTTGTTGCCGTCCTACGACGAGGTGACCGCATATCTGCGGTCACTTGCCGAGTCGTGACTTGCGCCGTGTCCGCAACCACCGGGCCGACGACGGTCGGTGTCGTGTTGTGGCACCAAAAATGGTGTCTCACTTGTGGTTTCGATACGCGTCGGGCTCGCAAGCTCGCTCGTCGCTACTCAACCAGCAAGTGAGGCGTCGGGCTCGCAAGCTCGCTCGTCGCTACTCAACCAGCAAGTGAGGCGTCGGGCTCGCAAGCTCGCTCGTCGCTACTCAACCAGCAAGTGGGGCGTCGGGCTCGCAAGCTCGCTCGTCGCTACCCCGCCGTCGACCGCCGGAACGCGAGAACCGCTGCCGTGTAACCGCCGACGAGATCGCGCACCAGACCAGCGCCCAGATCCACCGGTCGCCGAGTTCGGTGCCCATCAGCAACGCGCGGACCGTGTCGGCGATGGGACTGAACGGCTGATACTCGGCGAACTGCCGGATACCGTCGGGCATCGTGTCGGTGGGGACCAGTCCGCTGCCGAGGTAGGGGAGGAGCAGGAAGGGCACCGGAAGATTGCTGGCCGCTTCGGGATTGGGTGCGAGCACCCCGAGGGCGACGGCCACCCACACCAGCCCGACCATCAACAGCAGCACCAGACCGGCCACCGCGAGCCAATCGAGAACCCCCGCGTCGGTGCGGAAGCCGAAGGCGAACCCGGCGGCCACCACGAAGACCAGGGCGATGGCACCTTGAATGATCGCTCCCACAACAGGTCCGGCGAGGATCGCTGTCGCCGGTGTACCCAGCGAGCGGAGTCGGTTGATGAAACCGTCGGTGACGTCCTGATTGACCGCGACGGCCGCCGACACGGTCAGAAACGACGACACGAACAGCAGGATGCCGGGCAGCAGGTAGTTGATGTAGTTGCCGTGCAGGGGACTGTCGGCGCCGATGCCGGCCCCGATCGCACCGCCGAAGAAGAGGTTCATCATCGCGAGCACCACCACCGGCATGATGATCACGGAGAAGATCATCGCCGGATAGCGCCGAAGGCGAATCAGGTTGCGACGCACCATGAGCGTCGAGTCGGACAGCGTGTGGGTGAGCGTGGTGGTCATGATCGGGCTCCTGGTGTTCGAGTGGCGGAGATCAGGCCGCGGCGCGGCCGGTGAGGGTGAGGAAGACATCGTCGAGATCCGGTGTGTGCACGGACAATCCGGTCGCCTCGAGGCCGGCTGTGTCGAGGGTCTGCAGAATCGCGCGCAGGGCGTCGCTGCCGCCGTCCCCGGGTACGGCCAGGACGTGGGTTCCAGCGCGGGTGTCGACGACCGCCGTCGGAAACTGCTCGCGAGCGCGTTCCATTGTTTCGGCGTCGGCGAATTCGAGTGAGACGTGTCCGCCCGGGACGAGGCGTTTGAGTTGTGCCGCAGTACCTTCGGCGACGATTCGGCCTTGGTCGAGGACGGCGATGTGGTCGGCGAGCTGATCGGCCTCGTCGAGATACTGGGTGGTGAGGAAGACGGTGGTCCCACCGTCGACCAGGGCGCGGACCCGATCCCAGACCGCATGCCGGGAGCGGGGATCGAGGCCGGTGGTCGGTTCGTCGAGGAAGATGATCTGTGGATCGCTGACCAGTGTCATGGCGAGGTCGAGGCGTCGCGTCATACCGCCCGAGTACTCCTCGACGCGCCGGTCGGCGGCGTCGACGAGGTCGAAGTCGGCCAAGAGCGACTCCACTCGACCGCGGGCGACCGAACCAGGCAGATGTCGCAGACCGGCGATCAGTGCGAGATTCTCGCGGCCGGTGAGCTGGGTGTCGACGGCGGCGAACTGTCCGGTGAGACCGATGGCGGCGCAGACGGACAGGCGGTCGGCCTGCGGATCGAAGCCGGCGACGCGGATCTCGCCGGCGTCGGCGCGATCCAGCGTGGCCAGGATTCGGACGGTGGTGGTCTTGCCCGCACCGTTGGGCCCCAACAGGGCGTAGACGGTTCCGCGGGGAGGGAACTCCATTCATTCAGATTTGCGCGTATGTGCATGATTGGGAGACGTTCATCCCGGTGGGGATGACGTCGGTGGGTAGGTCGGGCAGGCGGGGTGTTACACGTCGAGATCTTCGATGTCGGGTCGCACCGCGGCGATCGCTCGTTCCAGAAGGCGCTGCGGCACCAGGTCTTTCAGTTCGTCGACGGTGTCGACGACGTGGACCTCGTAGTCGCCCCAGTCGGGGAGGTCTGCGGTGAACAGGCTGCGGACGCTGCTGATCCCGGTGAGGTCCTTGAACCAGTTGCCGGTGGGCTTGCGGTCTCGTCGGATCGGAAATTTCTCCCAGTCCACGTGGTGGACGGCGAGCACGATCCGCCCGGTCCGGCCCTCATAGATGGCTCGTTCGGTGGCGTTGCCGGTCTCGTCGTCGAACTCGGTCTCGTCGGCGAGCGGACGGCCGAAGAAGCGTTTTCGGCGCACGCCGTCGGGGCCGTCGCGCACAACGACCTCCTCGTATCCGGCGTCGCGGTAGTCGGCGGCGCGAACGTAGTCACGCAGCGCGGCGATGATGGCGCCGGAGATGGTGCCGCCGGCGACCTGCTGGGCGCGCTCGAGGACCGGCAGATCCTCGTCGGCGACGTAGATGGTCTTGTTGGGCATGAACCCAATATACGTAGCCGTATACGTATAGGCAAGAGCGTTGAGTCCTCCGGTTTCGGTCGGCCTCAGCTCTCGGGATCGCCCGACGGCTTCTCGGCGTTCTGCAGCGCGATGGCGCGGGCCAGGCGCGCGTAACGGACCTCGAGATCGCGGAACCGCAGATAGGTGGAGATGGTGGTGAATGCGAACGCCAAGACCAGCAGGAACAGGACCAGGTCCAGGCCGCGTTCGATACCGAACTTCTTGGCCACCCACGTGACGTCGTCCTGCCGGAGCATCGCGTACACACCGAACACGACGAACGCGACGAACAACAGCTTCACGCCGGCCGACGCCCGGGCGGTGCCCCGGTTGACGACGAAGAACGCCACCAGGGCGACGATGCCGAGGATCGCGACAATCTGGAACCAGATCACGCCGGCCTCACTTCCTCATCCTGGTGTGGAACAGTCCGTCGGCGACGATGTTGACCCCGTTGATGAGCGACTGCCCCTTGGCTCGTGAGTACTCGGTGTACAGGATCGTGACCGGCTGCTCGGCGACCCGCCAATGGTGATGGTCGATCAGCGCCACGAACTCCGACGCGTGACTCATGCCGCTCATCAGCAGATCGAGTTGGTCGGCGACCGTCTTGTTGAAAGCGCGTAGCCCGTTGTGCGCGTCGGTCAGGCCCAGTCGGCGGGTGCGTGGACTCAGGAAGACGATGGTGCGCAACGCGATTCGACGCAGCGGCGGTACCGAGTCGCTGCGTCCCTCGGCAAATCGGGTCCCGACGATGATGTCGACGGGTTCGGTGCGCAGGCGGGCGATCATCGCCGACACGTCGTCGACCTGATGCTGACCGTCGGCGTCGAAGGTGACGAAGAAGCGGGCGCCCGGCTGCGCACGCGCGTACTCGACGCCGGTCTGGATGGCAGCGCCCTGCCCGAGGTTGACCGGATGCCGGACCAGATGGACGCCGGCGGCCCGGATCTCGGCGGCCGTGTCGTCGGAGCTGCCGTCGTCGACGCAGACGATGTTGGGGAAGGTCTGTCGGGCATGGGTCACCACGTCGCGGATGACCTGTGCCTCGTTGTACACGGGGATCACCAACCAGACGTCGTCGTTGGTGGTGCCCGCTGTCATGGGCTAAACCCTAACCCGGGTGTCGAAGTGACGGCCTCGTAGGCTGGTCGGGTGCCGATCGACGTGATGATTCCCTTCTACGGCGACGTCGCACAGTTCCGGCAGGCCGTCACGAGTGTGCTGAATCAGGACGACCCCGAGTTCACGCTCACCGTCGTCGACGACTGCTACCCGAGTTCGCAGCCGCGCGAGTGGCTCGAGAGCCTCGACGATCCGCGGGTGCGCTACCTGCGCAACGAGGACAATCTGGGCGTCAACGGCAATTTCCGACGCTGCGTCGAGCTCGTGAAGCAGCCGTACTTCGTGGTCATGGGCTGCGATGACGTGATGCTGCGCGACTATCTCTCGACGGTGCGGGCGCTCGCCACCCAGCATCCCGACGCGGCGGTGATCGCGCCCGGCGTCGAGGTGATCGACGATGCCGACCGCCCGGTTCGTCCGCTCGGTGACCGGATGAAATCGGTACTCGCGCCCTCGCGGGCGAGCGTGCTGAGTGGGGAGCGCCTGGCGACGAGCCTCTATCACGGCAACTGGACGTACTTCCCGTCGTTGCTGTGGCGCACCGAGGTGGTCCGCGCGGTCGGATTCCGCACCGGCCTCGAGGTGGTCCTCGACCTCGCGCTCCTCGTCGACCTCGCCGCGACCGGCGCGTCGCTGGTCTACGACCCGACCGTCGTGTTCCGATACCGCCGCCATCGGGCGTCGGTGAGTTCGGTGCAGGCCGTCGACGGCCGACGCTTCGCCGAGGAGAACCGCTTCTTCGCCGACGAGGCCCGACGCTGCGCCGACCTGGGATGGCCGAAAGCCGCCCGCGCCGCCCGCCTCCATGCGACATCCCGTCTGCACCACGCTCAGGCCCGGCTCGGAGCCGCCGTCGTCCGGGTCCGCCACCTTCGCTGACCCGATCGATGGGTCAGCGGGCGGCGCGCAGACCGGCCAGATGCACGACGACGCCGGCCAGCGGCCCCAC is part of the Gordonia bronchialis DSM 43247 genome and encodes:
- the rfbB gene encoding dTDP-glucose 4,6-dehydratase; this encodes MRVLVTGGAGFIGANFVLRTLATRPDVEIRVLDKLTYAANPATVRALADRVDLVEGDIADVELTDRLIADTDLVVHFAAESHNDNSLADPSAFVHTNLVGTYALLEAVRRHGVRYHHISTDEVYGDLNLDDPARFTEQTAYNPSSPYSSTKAGSDLLVRAWVRSFGIAATISNCSNNYGPYQHVEKFIPRQITNVLSGIRPKLYGDGRNVRDWIHVDDHNDAVWTIIDRGQIGETYLIGADGEVDNRTVVETVLELLGQPADAFDFVTDRPGHDRRYAIDSTRLRTELGWRPQYVDFRSGVQATIDWYRDNTAWWQPGKQAVEAGYAATQQVIN
- the rfbA gene encoding glucose-1-phosphate thymidylyltransferase RfbA, whose product is MRGIILAGGTGSRLHPITQGVSKQLVPVYDKPMVYYPLSTLMLAGIRDVLIITTPQDAPAFQGLLGDGGQFGINLSYVTQESPDGLAQAFVLGADHIGDDSVALVLGDNIFYGPGLGSQLQGFEKVDGGAIFAYWVSNPSAYGVVDFDENGVARSLEEKPLAPKSNFAVPGLYFYDNDVIEIARNLKPSARGEYEITDVNAHYLDRGKLSVKVLPRGTAWLDTGTFDSLLDAGNFVRTVEQRQGLKIAVPEEIAWRRGFIDDDGLRVRAEKLRKSGYGDYLLELLHRGKGF
- a CDS encoding dTDP-4-dehydrorhamnose 3,5-epimerase family protein, giving the protein MQVRPLSIDGAWELTPVQHGDARGLFAEAFKADLLAEVIGHRFELAQVNLSVSAAGVLRGVHFADVPPGQAKYVSCARGAFLDVIIDIRVGSPTFGAHDTVLIDDADRRAVYLSEGLGHAICALEDNSTVTYLCSAGYNPSAEHGINPLDPDLGIDWPTTGRDGTPLQYELSAKDTAAPGLFEARDTGLLPSYDEVTAYLRSLAES
- a CDS encoding ABC transporter permease, with product MTTTLTHTLSDSTLMVRRNLIRLRRYPAMIFSVIIMPVVVLAMMNLFFGGAIGAGIGADSPLHGNYINYLLPGILLFVSSFLTVSAAVAVNQDVTDGFINRLRSLGTPATAILAGPVVGAIIQGAIALVFVVAAGFAFGFRTDAGVLDWLAVAGLVLLLMVGLVWVAVALGVLAPNPEAASNLPVPFLLLPYLGSGLVPTDTMPDGIRQFAEYQPFSPIADTVRALLMGTELGDRWIWALVWCAISSAVTRQRFSRSGGRRRGSDERACEPDAPLAG
- a CDS encoding ATP-binding cassette domain-containing protein — protein: MEFPPRGTVYALLGPNGAGKTTTVRILATLDRADAGEIRVAGFDPQADRLSVCAAIGLTGQFAAVDTQLTGRENLALIAGLRHLPGSVARGRVESLLADFDLVDAADRRVEEYSGGMTRRLDLAMTLVSDPQIIFLDEPTTGLDPRSRHAVWDRVRALVDGGTTVFLTTQYLDEADQLADHIAVLDQGRIVAEGTAAQLKRLVPGGHVSLEFADAETMERAREQFPTAVVDTRAGTHVLAVPGDGGSDALRAILQTLDTAGLEATGLSVHTPDLDDVFLTLTGRAAA
- a CDS encoding EXLDI protein, whose protein sequence is MPNKTIYVADEDLPVLERAQQVAGGTISGAIIAALRDYVRAADYRDAGYEEVVVRDGPDGVRRKRFFGRPLADETEFDDETGNATERAIYEGRTGRIVLAVHHVDWEKFPIRRDRKPTGNWFKDLTGISSVRSLFTADLPDWGDYEVHVVDTVDELKDLVPQRLLERAIAAVRPDIEDLDV
- a CDS encoding DUF2304 domain-containing protein, yielding MIWFQIVAILGIVALVAFFVVNRGTARASAGVKLLFVAFVVFGVYAMLRQDDVTWVAKKFGIERGLDLVLFLLVLAFAFTTISTYLRFRDLEVRYARLARAIALQNAEKPSGDPES
- a CDS encoding glycosyltransferase family 2 protein, which gives rise to MTAGTTNDDVWLVIPVYNEAQVIRDVVTHARQTFPNIVCVDDGSSDDTAAEIRAAGVHLVRHPVNLGQGAAIQTGVEYARAQPGARFFVTFDADGQHQVDDVSAMIARLRTEPVDIIVGTRFAEGRSDSVPPLRRIALRTIVFLSPRTRRLGLTDAHNGLRAFNKTVADQLDLLMSGMSHASEFVALIDHHHWRVAEQPVTILYTEYSRAKGQSLINGVNIVADGLFHTRMRK
- a CDS encoding glycosyltransferase family 2 protein is translated as MPIDVMIPFYGDVAQFRQAVTSVLNQDDPEFTLTVVDDCYPSSQPREWLESLDDPRVRYLRNEDNLGVNGNFRRCVELVKQPYFVVMGCDDVMLRDYLSTVRALATQHPDAAVIAPGVEVIDDADRPVRPLGDRMKSVLAPSRASVLSGERLATSLYHGNWTYFPSLLWRTEVVRAVGFRTGLEVVLDLALLVDLAATGASLVYDPTVVFRYRRHRASVSSVQAVDGRRFAEENRFFADEARRCADLGWPKAARAARLHATSRLHHAQARLGAAVVRVRHLR